Proteins from a single region of Megachile rotundata isolate GNS110a chromosome 7, iyMegRotu1, whole genome shotgun sequence:
- the LOC100883877 gene encoding motile sperm domain-containing protein 1 isoform X1 — translation MNTMQPQLPATPRKLPVFVFPQSITFFLDDQSTHKQVLTLYNPYDFPIKFKVLCTAPNKYKVVDPEGTIKARCCVDIVVRHTSLVLSNCNVVDKFRIQMQEHPTKQAIGKRDVEAKLLPGTTESAGRSTPDPEMFQQLPINENRQQQSYALIAQNKAIDKSAFKTHKKSLQSYLFHRSIQDKSTHPSLSTNIKSANYVVMDKGGTNYVALIAGIICIVGLLLPTEGEQNNRVPDYLHLSINFKLIFSFVLGMVTIIILRL, via the exons atgaatacaaTGCAACCACAGCTACCAGCAACTCCCCGGAAATTACCAGTATTTGTATTTCCTCAAAGTATCACTTTCTTTTTAGACGATCAATCTACTCACAAACAAGTTTTAACTTTGTATAACCCATATgattttccaataaaatttaaag tATTATGTACTGCACCAAATAAATATAAAGTTGTTGATCCAGAAGGAACTATAAAGGCAAGATGTTGTGTCGATATTGTTGTGAGACACACATCACTTGTATTAAGTAATTGCAATGTTGTTGATAAATTTAGAATACAAATGCAAGAACATCCAACTAAACAG GCCATAGGAAAAAGAGATGTTGAAGCTAAACTGCTTCCTGGGACAACAGAGTCTGCTGGGAGGTCCACCCCAGATCCAGAAATGTTTCAACAACTTCCTATAAATGAAAATAGACAACAACAATCTTATGCACTTATAGCTCAAAATAAAGCAATTGATA AATCTGCATTCAAGACACACAAAAAGTCATTACAGTCTTATTTGTTTCATAGAAGTATTCAAGATAAAAGTACACACCCCAGTCTATccacaaatataaaaagtgcCAATTATGTTGTTATGGATAAAG gAGGAACAAATTATGTAGCATTGATTGCTGGAATCATTTGTATAGTTGGATTACTTTTACCTACAGAGGGAGAACAGAATAATCGAGTGCCTGACTATCTCcatctctctataaattttaaattaatattctcaTTTGTATTAG GTATGGTCACGATTATTATTTTAAGGCTGTAA
- the LOC100883019 gene encoding eukaryotic translation initiation factor 4E type 2 isoform X2 yields MSNKFEMLLKTNEESGDDEVQSKDNQKVEKDPLPPIEISPNEHKLQYAYALWYSRRTPGIQPSIQSYDQNLKLVGRFASVEQFWSLYSHLVRPSELTTHTDFHLFKVGIKPMWEDEANQKGGKWIVRLRKGLVSRCWENLILAMLGEQFMVGEEICGAVVSIRFQEDIICVWNKTASDYATTVRIRDTLRRVLHLPPSASMEYKTHNESLKNVHRL; encoded by the exons ATGTCCAATAAATTCGAAAT GTTGTTAAAAACTAATGAAGAAAGTGGGGATGATGAAGTACAATCAAAAGATAatcaaaaagttgaaaaagatcCACTA CCTCCTATAGAAATTAGTCCAAATGAGCACAAATTACAGTACGCATATGCATTATGGTATAGTCGACGTACTCCTGGTATCCAACCAAGTATACAAAGTTATgaccaaaatttgaaattggtcgGTAGGTTTGCAAGTGTAGAACAGTTTTGGAGTCTTTATAGTCATTTAGTTCGGCCATCAGAATTAACAACACATACAGATTTTCATCTTTTCAAAGTTGGCATAAAACCAATGTGGGaa GATGAAGCGAATCAGAAAGGTGGTAAATGGATAGTGAGATTACGAAAAGGTTTAGTATCTAGATGTTGGGAGAATCTTATATTAGCTATGTTAGGTGAACAATTTATGGTCGGAGAAGAAATATGTGGAGCTGTTGTATCTATAAGGTTTCAG GAAGATATAATATGTGTATGGAATAAGACTGCATCTGATTATGCAACAACAGTACGTATTAGGGATACATTAAGGAGAGTACTGCATCTTCCACCAAGTGCCTCAATGGAATACAAAACTCATAATGAAAGTTTAAAGAACGTTCATCGGCTCTAA
- the LOC100883019 gene encoding eukaryotic translation initiation factor 4E type 2 isoform X3, which produces MLLKTNEESGDDEVQSKDNQKVEKDPLPPIEISPNEHKLQYAYALWYSRRTPGIQPSIQSYDQNLKLVGRFASVEQFWSLYSHLVRPSELTTHTDFHLFKVGIKPMWEDEANQKGGKWIVRLRKGLVSRCWENLILAMLGEQFMVGEEICGAVVSIRFQEDIICVWNKTASDYATTVRIRDTLRRVLHLPPSASMEYKTHNESLKNVHRL; this is translated from the exons AT GTTGTTAAAAACTAATGAAGAAAGTGGGGATGATGAAGTACAATCAAAAGATAatcaaaaagttgaaaaagatcCACTA CCTCCTATAGAAATTAGTCCAAATGAGCACAAATTACAGTACGCATATGCATTATGGTATAGTCGACGTACTCCTGGTATCCAACCAAGTATACAAAGTTATgaccaaaatttgaaattggtcgGTAGGTTTGCAAGTGTAGAACAGTTTTGGAGTCTTTATAGTCATTTAGTTCGGCCATCAGAATTAACAACACATACAGATTTTCATCTTTTCAAAGTTGGCATAAAACCAATGTGGGaa GATGAAGCGAATCAGAAAGGTGGTAAATGGATAGTGAGATTACGAAAAGGTTTAGTATCTAGATGTTGGGAGAATCTTATATTAGCTATGTTAGGTGAACAATTTATGGTCGGAGAAGAAATATGTGGAGCTGTTGTATCTATAAGGTTTCAG GAAGATATAATATGTGTATGGAATAAGACTGCATCTGATTATGCAACAACAGTACGTATTAGGGATACATTAAGGAGAGTACTGCATCTTCCACCAAGTGCCTCAATGGAATACAAAACTCATAATGAAAGTTTAAAGAACGTTCATCGGCTCTAA
- the LOC100883019 gene encoding eukaryotic translation initiation factor 4E type 2 isoform X1, whose product MSNKFEIISRLLKTNEESGDDEVQSKDNQKVEKDPLPPIEISPNEHKLQYAYALWYSRRTPGIQPSIQSYDQNLKLVGRFASVEQFWSLYSHLVRPSELTTHTDFHLFKVGIKPMWEDEANQKGGKWIVRLRKGLVSRCWENLILAMLGEQFMVGEEICGAVVSIRFQEDIICVWNKTASDYATTVRIRDTLRRVLHLPPSASMEYKTHNESLKNVHRL is encoded by the exons ATGTCCAATAAATTCGAAAT TATTTCCAGGTTGTTAAAAACTAATGAAGAAAGTGGGGATGATGAAGTACAATCAAAAGATAatcaaaaagttgaaaaagatcCACTA CCTCCTATAGAAATTAGTCCAAATGAGCACAAATTACAGTACGCATATGCATTATGGTATAGTCGACGTACTCCTGGTATCCAACCAAGTATACAAAGTTATgaccaaaatttgaaattggtcgGTAGGTTTGCAAGTGTAGAACAGTTTTGGAGTCTTTATAGTCATTTAGTTCGGCCATCAGAATTAACAACACATACAGATTTTCATCTTTTCAAAGTTGGCATAAAACCAATGTGGGaa GATGAAGCGAATCAGAAAGGTGGTAAATGGATAGTGAGATTACGAAAAGGTTTAGTATCTAGATGTTGGGAGAATCTTATATTAGCTATGTTAGGTGAACAATTTATGGTCGGAGAAGAAATATGTGGAGCTGTTGTATCTATAAGGTTTCAG GAAGATATAATATGTGTATGGAATAAGACTGCATCTGATTATGCAACAACAGTACGTATTAGGGATACATTAAGGAGAGTACTGCATCTTCCACCAAGTGCCTCAATGGAATACAAAACTCATAATGAAAGTTTAAAGAACGTTCATCGGCTCTAA
- the LOC100883877 gene encoding motile sperm domain-containing protein 1 isoform X2 produces the protein MNTMQPQLPATPRKLPVFVFPQSITFFLDDQSTHKQVLTLYNPYDFPIKFKVLCTAPNKYKVVDPEGTIKARCCVDIVVRHTSLVLSNCNVVDKFRIQMQEHPTKQAIGKRDVEAKLLPGTTESAGRSTPDPEMFQQLPINENRQQQSYALIAQNKAIDRGTNYVALIAGIICIVGLLLPTEGEQNNRVPDYLHLSINFKLIFSFVLGMVTIIILRL, from the exons atgaatacaaTGCAACCACAGCTACCAGCAACTCCCCGGAAATTACCAGTATTTGTATTTCCTCAAAGTATCACTTTCTTTTTAGACGATCAATCTACTCACAAACAAGTTTTAACTTTGTATAACCCATATgattttccaataaaatttaaag tATTATGTACTGCACCAAATAAATATAAAGTTGTTGATCCAGAAGGAACTATAAAGGCAAGATGTTGTGTCGATATTGTTGTGAGACACACATCACTTGTATTAAGTAATTGCAATGTTGTTGATAAATTTAGAATACAAATGCAAGAACATCCAACTAAACAG GCCATAGGAAAAAGAGATGTTGAAGCTAAACTGCTTCCTGGGACAACAGAGTCTGCTGGGAGGTCCACCCCAGATCCAGAAATGTTTCAACAACTTCCTATAAATGAAAATAGACAACAACAATCTTATGCACTTATAGCTCAAAATAAAGCAATTGATA gAGGAACAAATTATGTAGCATTGATTGCTGGAATCATTTGTATAGTTGGATTACTTTTACCTACAGAGGGAGAACAGAATAATCGAGTGCCTGACTATCTCcatctctctataaattttaaattaatattctcaTTTGTATTAG GTATGGTCACGATTATTATTTTAAGGCTGTAA